The following proteins come from a genomic window of Dongia rigui:
- a CDS encoding DUF1127 domain-containing protein yields MTSMTHDRLTTQRGAEKAEPQDLLIRLIDWLAAALERSRQRRALESLSDEHLRDIGLSRADVAGETAKPFWRV; encoded by the coding sequence ATGACGAGCATGACACATGACCGGTTGACGACGCAGCGCGGCGCCGAGAAAGCGGAACCGCAGGATTTGCTGATCCGCCTGATCGACTGGCTGGCGGCCGCCCTGGAGCGCAGCCGCCAGCGCCGGGCGCTGGAGAGCCTCAGCGACGAACATCTGCGCGATATCGGCCTCTCCCGTGCCGATGTGGCGGGCGAGACGGCAAAGCCGTTCTGGCGGGTGTGA
- the pth gene encoding aminoacyl-tRNA hydrolase: MRLIVGLGNPGPRYADNRHNIGFLAVDEIVRRYSFGPIKTKFHGAIAEGNIGSEKVICLCPTTFMNDSGRSVQAALQFYKLEPGDITVIHDEIDLPLGKVKVKRGGGAGGHNGLRSIDAHIGPDYWRIRLGVGHPGVKAAVKNFVLMDFGKEERRLVDEINAVCAENLPLLFSADENKYMNKVNVTLFPPEPKDETLKADRRKRAEEKRDAAKVDPRVKPGDDAS, encoded by the coding sequence ATGCGCCTTATCGTTGGATTGGGCAATCCGGGGCCCCGCTACGCCGACAACCGGCACAATATCGGTTTCCTGGCGGTGGACGAGATTGTCCGCCGCTATTCTTTTGGCCCCATCAAGACCAAGTTCCACGGCGCGATTGCCGAGGGGAATATCGGGTCTGAGAAGGTCATCTGCCTCTGCCCCACCACCTTCATGAACGATTCCGGTCGCTCGGTTCAGGCGGCGTTGCAGTTCTACAAGCTGGAGCCCGGCGACATCACCGTCATCCATGACGAGATCGATCTGCCGCTCGGCAAAGTGAAGGTGAAGCGCGGCGGCGGGGCCGGTGGCCATAACGGGTTGCGCTCGATCGATGCCCATATCGGGCCAGATTACTGGCGCATCCGGCTGGGCGTCGGGCATCCCGGTGTCAAAGCCGCGGTGAAGAATTTCGTGCTGATGGATTTCGGCAAGGAAGAGCGCCGCCTCGTCGATGAGATCAACGCGGTCTGCGCCGAGAACCTGCCCTTGTTGTTCAGCGCTGACGAAAACAAGTACATGAACAAGGTGAATGTCACCCTGTTCCCGCCGGAGCCAAAGGACGAGACGCTGAAGGCGGATCGCCGGAAGAGGGCGGAAGAAAAACGAGATGCGGCGAAAGTGGATCCCCGGGTCAAGCCCGGGGATGACGCTTCCTAG
- a CDS encoding ArsR/SmtB family transcription factor, whose amino-acid sequence MTLGANLAEVAALVGDPARANMLAALMDGRALTATELAYVGGISASTASAHLAKLEAAHLLAVVKQGRHRYFRLASPLVSRMLEGIMTFAAIGGPPRYRPHGPKDAAMHLARTCYDHLAGRLGVALADAMVARGYVILTEDAGELTRQGEKALQEIGLAVTSLQQSHRRVFCRPCLDWSERRPHLAGTIGAALAHHCFEKHWIEPIRDSRAVRITPGGQVALRQSFGVDLS is encoded by the coding sequence ATGACCCTGGGTGCGAACTTGGCCGAAGTTGCTGCGCTGGTGGGCGATCCGGCGCGCGCCAACATGCTGGCGGCACTGATGGACGGCCGCGCCCTCACCGCGACTGAGCTTGCCTATGTGGGCGGCATCAGTGCGTCGACGGCCAGTGCGCATCTGGCGAAACTCGAAGCGGCGCATCTTCTTGCCGTGGTGAAGCAGGGACGGCATCGCTATTTCCGTCTCGCCTCGCCTCTGGTCAGCCGCATGCTGGAAGGCATCATGACCTTTGCCGCCATCGGCGGGCCGCCGCGCTATCGGCCGCATGGGCCCAAGGACGCGGCGATGCATCTTGCGCGCACCTGCTACGATCATCTGGCCGGCCGTCTTGGCGTGGCGCTTGCCGACGCCATGGTGGCGCGCGGCTATGTCATCCTGACCGAGGATGCCGGCGAATTGACGCGGCAGGGTGAAAAGGCGCTCCAGGAGATCGGCCTTGCCGTCACCTCGCTGCAACAATCCCACCGCCGCGTCTTCTGCCGCCCCTGCCTCGATTGGAGCGAGCGGCGGCCGCATCTGGCCGGCACGATCGGCGCCGCGCTGGCGCATCATTGCTTCGAGAAGCACTGGATCGAACCCATCCGCGACAGCCGCGCCGTGCGGATTACACCGGGCGGGCAAGTGGCATTGCGGCAGAGTTTCGGGGTCGATCTGTCGTAA
- a CDS encoding ribose-phosphate pyrophosphokinase, producing MKILTGNSNRPLAEAISAYLNLPLVNASVRRFSDMEVFVEINENIRGEDVFIIQPTSFPTNDNLMELLVTIDALKRSSARRITAVIPYYGYARQDRKSGPRTPISAKLVANLITTAGVDRVLTVDLHAGQIQGFFDIPTDNLFAAPVLTKDIKERFGTGNNLCIVSPDVGGVVRARAFAKRLDAELAIVDKRRERAGVSEVMNIIGEVDGKRCILVDDIVDSAGTLCNAAVALKEAGALSVAAYVTHGVLSGGAVARVSASPLESLVITDSIQATEAVRVSQTVRQLSIAPLLAEAMARISEEKSVSSLFD from the coding sequence ATGAAGATCCTTACCGGCAACAGCAACCGGCCCCTGGCGGAAGCAATTTCGGCCTATCTCAACCTGCCGCTGGTCAATGCCAGCGTGCGGCGCTTCTCGGACATGGAAGTGTTCGTCGAGATCAACGAGAACATCCGCGGCGAGGACGTCTTCATCATCCAGCCGACCTCCTTCCCGACCAACGACAATCTGATGGAATTGCTGGTGACGATCGATGCGTTGAAGCGCAGCTCGGCGCGCCGCATCACCGCCGTCATCCCCTATTACGGCTATGCCCGCCAGGACCGCAAGTCCGGCCCCCGCACGCCGATCTCGGCCAAGCTGGTCGCCAACCTCATCACCACCGCCGGCGTCGACCGTGTTCTGACCGTCGATCTCCATGCCGGGCAGATCCAGGGCTTCTTCGACATCCCGACCGATAACCTCTTTGCCGCCCCGGTCCTCACCAAGGACATCAAGGAGCGCTTCGGCACCGGCAACAATCTCTGTATCGTCAGCCCCGATGTCGGCGGCGTGGTGCGTGCCCGCGCCTTTGCCAAGCGGTTGGATGCGGAACTGGCCATCGTCGACAAGCGCCGCGAGCGCGCTGGCGTGTCCGAGGTGATGAACATCATCGGCGAAGTCGATGGCAAACGCTGCATCCTGGTCGATGACATCGTCGATTCCGCGGGCACCTTGTGCAACGCCGCCGTGGCGCTCAAAGAAGCCGGCGCCCTGTCCGTTGCCGCCTACGTGACCCATGGCGTGTTGTCTGGCGGTGCCGTCGCCCGCGTCTCCGCCTCGCCGCTGGAAAGCCTGGTCATCACCGATTCAATTCAGGCCACCGAAGCCGTGCGCGTGTCGCAGACGGTGCGCCAACTCTCGATCGCGCCGCTTCTGGCCGAAGCCATGGCGCGCATCAGTGAGGAGAAATCGGTCTCGTCCCTGTTCGACTGA
- the ychF gene encoding redox-regulated ATPase YchF, producing MGFNCGIVGLPNVGKSTLFNALTATAAAQAANYPFCTIEPNVGRVSVPDPRLEKCAEIAKSAKIIPTQLEFVDIAGLVRGASKGEGLGNKFLANIREVDAIVHVLRCFDGEVTHVEGSVDPIRDAETVETELMLADLESVEKRLDNAQKRAKGNDKEAKELVEVLAPAVEALRAGKAARTVLKDLSPEQRQRFRQLQLMTGKPVLYVCNVDEAAAATGNAWSAKVAEMAKAQGAATVVISAAIEAEVAQLSSDEEKQEFLATLGLEETGLARVIRAGYKLLDLITFFTVGPKEARAWTVRHGAKAPEAAGVIHTDFERGFIRAETMSYADFIAFNGEAGVKEAGKFRQEGKEYVVVDGDIFNFRFNV from the coding sequence ATGGGTTTCAATTGCGGTATCGTCGGCCTGCCCAATGTCGGCAAATCGACCCTGTTCAACGCGCTGACCGCGACCGCGGCGGCGCAGGCGGCGAATTATCCGTTCTGCACCATCGAGCCCAATGTCGGCCGCGTCTCGGTGCCGGATCCGCGGCTAGAGAAATGCGCCGAGATTGCCAAGTCCGCCAAGATCATTCCGACACAGCTTGAGTTCGTCGACATCGCCGGCCTGGTGCGCGGCGCTAGCAAGGGCGAGGGTCTTGGCAACAAGTTCCTCGCCAACATCCGCGAGGTCGACGCCATCGTCCATGTGCTGCGCTGCTTCGACGGCGAGGTGACCCATGTCGAAGGCTCGGTCGATCCCATCCGCGATGCCGAGACGGTTGAGACAGAATTGATGCTGGCCGATCTCGAGAGCGTCGAAAAGCGCCTCGACAACGCGCAGAAGCGCGCCAAGGGCAATGACAAGGAAGCCAAGGAATTGGTCGAGGTTTTGGCCCCGGCCGTCGAGGCGTTGCGGGCCGGCAAGGCCGCACGCACGGTCTTGAAAGATTTGTCGCCCGAGCAGCGCCAGCGCTTCCGCCAGCTGCAGCTGATGACCGGGAAGCCCGTGCTCTATGTCTGCAATGTCGATGAGGCAGCTGCCGCCACCGGCAATGCCTGGTCGGCGAAAGTGGCCGAGATGGCCAAGGCGCAAGGTGCCGCCACCGTCGTCATTTCTGCCGCCATCGAAGCGGAAGTGGCGCAGCTCTCGAGCGATGAAGAGAAGCAGGAATTCCTGGCGACCCTCGGCCTCGAGGAAACCGGTCTCGCCCGCGTCATCCGCGCCGGCTACAAGCTCCTCGACCTCATCACCTTCTTCACGGTGGGACCGAAGGAAGCGCGTGCTTGGACCGTGCGCCATGGCGCCAAGGCACCGGAAGCCGCCGGCGTCATCCACACCGATTTCGAACGCGGCTTCATCCGCGCCGAGACCATGTCCTATGCCGATTTCATCGCCTTTAACGGCGAAGCCGGCGTCAAGGAAGCCGGCAAGTTCCGCCAGGAAGGCAAGGAATACGTCGTGGTCGACGGCGATATCTTCAATTTCAGATTCAACGTTTAA
- a CDS encoding VOC family protein — protein MSGLRLHGVHHVAYRCRDAKETVEWYQRHLGMEFVLAIAEDEVPSTKEPDPYMHVFLDAGGGNILAFFELPTKTEMDRDRNTPAWVQHLALKVNSEAELLAAKERLVQAGIKVIGPVDHTLFHSIYFFDPNGHRIELAHDIQTPEMKRRLDEVKWAMLEEWAKTRRAPKHAAWLHDGSLKA, from the coding sequence ATGAGCGGATTGAGACTGCACGGCGTTCACCACGTTGCCTATCGCTGCCGCGACGCCAAGGAAACGGTGGAATGGTACCAGCGGCATCTCGGCATGGAATTCGTGCTGGCGATTGCCGAGGACGAGGTGCCATCGACCAAGGAGCCGGACCCTTACATGCATGTCTTCCTGGATGCGGGTGGTGGCAATATCCTGGCCTTCTTCGAATTGCCGACCAAGACCGAGATGGACCGCGACCGCAACACCCCTGCCTGGGTGCAGCATCTGGCATTGAAGGTGAACAGCGAGGCGGAACTGCTGGCGGCGAAGGAACGCCTGGTGCAAGCCGGCATCAAGGTGATCGGCCCGGTCGACCATACCCTGTTTCATTCGATCTATTTCTTCGACCCCAACGGCCACCGCATCGAATTGGCGCATGACATCCAGACGCCGGAGATGAAGCGGCGCCTCGATGAGGTCAAATGGGCGATGCTGGAAGAATGGGCGAAGACGCGCCGCGCCCCCAAACACGCGGCCTGGCTGCATGACGGGTCGCTGAAGGCATGA
- a CDS encoding helix-turn-helix domain-containing protein, translated as MQKTNRSLERGLILLRQLELKGPATLSALARHGDLPKATASRLLLTLVEAGWVYRRRNDGLFVATLPQAAPLAEPDRGRIARAALPYLVDLSEVTGLAADLVWVMGVGVLEVVESTRTAQIGGVDPKVAGFRPSLVFSAPGRALLAACDPATRARHLAHVTRLDSPAERLAVTKGQLANELALTKKRGYGQRAAGYWPQSSDYGREPMDIAVPIGTQGCLSLVWPAEAHEADEVAAANLMQLRETARAIGRVVGP; from the coding sequence ATGCAGAAGACGAATCGGAGCCTCGAGCGCGGCCTCATCCTGCTGCGCCAGCTGGAGCTGAAAGGCCCCGCCACCCTCTCGGCGCTGGCCCGCCACGGCGATTTGCCGAAGGCCACGGCCAGCCGCCTGCTGCTGACGCTGGTCGAGGCGGGCTGGGTCTATCGCCGCCGCAATGACGGGCTGTTCGTTGCCACCCTGCCGCAGGCGGCCCCGCTGGCCGAACCGGATCGCGGCCGCATCGCGCGGGCAGCCTTGCCCTATCTTGTTGATTTGTCTGAGGTTACGGGTCTCGCGGCCGACCTTGTCTGGGTCATGGGTGTGGGCGTCCTGGAAGTGGTCGAATCGACAAGGACGGCGCAGATCGGCGGGGTCGATCCCAAGGTCGCGGGCTTCCGCCCCTCGCTCGTCTTCTCCGCCCCCGGCCGTGCGCTGCTCGCCGCCTGCGACCCAGCCACCCGCGCCCGGCATCTCGCCCACGTCACCCGCCTCGATTCCCCGGCCGAGCGCCTTGCTGTCACCAAGGGGCAACTGGCCAACGAACTCGCCCTCACCAAGAAGCGCGGCTACGGACAACGCGCCGCCGGATATTGGCCGCAATCCTCGGATTACGGGCGCGAACCGATGGATATCGCGGTGCCGATCGGGACCCAGGGCTGCCTCAGCCTGGTCTGGCCGGCGGAGGCCCATGAGGCGGATGAGGTCGCCGCCGCCAATCTCATGCAGCTGCGCGAGACGGCGCGTGCCATCGGCCGCGTGGTCGGGCCCTAA
- a CDS encoding MFS transporter, whose protein sequence is MPIRTASYRTLALIVAAALFMENLDTTIIATALPQIAREIGAEPLKVNLAITSYLLSLSIFIPLSGWMADRFGARRVFSSAIAIFLAGSLACAAADSLFGLVIARICQGFGGAMMVPVGRLVILRAVPKGELIKALTYLTIPALLGPVLGPPIGGFIVTYSSWRWIFLLNIPVALIGIILSIIYIPPIKAPAPPKLDGVGFALTGLGLASLVFAFEAMGRFPLPNWMPGWTLGATAGFGLIALLIYWARSRKMVAPIVDLKLMGIATFRRAVLGGSVFRIGIGALPVLLPLMLQLGFGLSAFASGLLTFASAAGALVMKGATQFLLKAFGFRRVLIVNALLCGAIMMTYALFTPAMPHMVIFMMLLAGGFIRSLQFTGINALSYSDVTEGAMSSASTFSAMMQQLSLSIGAGTAALALHLTLMQRGGAALQASDFQPAYLFIGGIVMISSLFFLGLSKDAGANVSGNVRHVAVTAEIKETRAR, encoded by the coding sequence ATGCCCATCAGAACTGCTTCCTATCGCACCCTGGCCCTCATTGTGGCCGCCGCTCTGTTCATGGAGAATCTGGACACCACGATCATCGCGACGGCGCTGCCGCAGATTGCGCGCGAGATCGGTGCCGAGCCGCTCAAGGTCAATCTCGCCATCACGTCCTATCTGCTGAGCCTTTCCATCTTCATCCCCTTGAGCGGGTGGATGGCGGACCGGTTCGGCGCGCGGCGTGTGTTCAGCAGTGCCATCGCCATTTTCCTGGCCGGGTCGCTGGCCTGTGCTGCAGCGGATTCGCTGTTCGGGCTGGTGATCGCGCGCATCTGCCAGGGTTTCGGGGGCGCCATGATGGTGCCGGTCGGGCGGCTCGTCATCCTGCGCGCGGTGCCGAAGGGCGAGCTCATCAAGGCACTCACCTACCTCACCATACCCGCTTTGCTGGGGCCGGTGCTGGGACCGCCGATCGGCGGTTTCATCGTCACCTATTCCTCCTGGCGCTGGATCTTCCTGCTCAATATTCCCGTGGCGCTCATCGGTATTATCCTCAGCATCATCTATATCCCGCCCATCAAGGCGCCGGCCCCGCCCAAGCTCGACGGTGTGGGCTTTGCGCTCACCGGATTGGGCCTCGCCTCGCTGGTCTTTGCCTTCGAAGCGATGGGGCGCTTTCCTCTGCCAAATTGGATGCCCGGTTGGACCCTGGGGGCGACCGCCGGCTTCGGCCTCATCGCCCTCCTCATCTATTGGGCACGGTCGCGCAAGATGGTGGCACCGATCGTCGATCTGAAGCTGATGGGGATTGCCACCTTCCGCCGCGCCGTGCTGGGCGGCAGCGTGTTCAGGATCGGCATCGGCGCCCTGCCGGTACTGTTGCCCCTCATGCTGCAGCTGGGCTTCGGGCTTTCCGCCTTCGCCTCGGGCCTCCTCACCTTTGCCAGCGCCGCCGGTGCCCTGGTGATGAAGGGGGCGACGCAATTCCTTTTGAAGGCCTTCGGCTTTCGCCGCGTCCTGATCGTCAACGCGCTGCTCTGCGGCGCCATCATGATGACCTATGCGCTGTTCACACCCGCCATGCCGCATATGGTCATTTTCATGATGCTGCTGGCCGGCGGCTTCATCCGCTCGCTGCAATTCACCGGCATCAACGCCCTTTCCTATTCCGATGTCACCGAGGGGGCCATGAGCAGCGCCTCGACCTTTTCCGCCATGATGCAGCAGCTGTCCTTGAGCATCGGTGCTGGGACGGCGGCCCTCGCGCTCCACCTCACGCTGATGCAGCGGGGTGGAGCCGCGCTGCAGGCCAGCGATTTCCAGCCTGCCTATCTTTTCATCGGTGGCATCGTCATGATTTCCAGCCTGTTCTTCCTGGGCCTCAGCAAGGATGCCGGGGCCAATGTCAGCGGCAATGTGCGCCATGTCGCCGTCACCGCCGAGATCAAGGAAACGCGCGCGCGCTAG
- a CDS encoding cold-shock protein, giving the protein MPTGTVKWFNSTKGYGFIQPEAGGPDVFVHISAVERAGMGTLNDGQKVSYEVHNDPKRGKSSAENLKAV; this is encoded by the coding sequence ATGCCGACCGGCACTGTCAAATGGTTCAACAGCACCAAGGGTTACGGTTTCATTCAGCCGGAAGCCGGTGGCCCGGACGTGTTCGTTCACATCTCGGCCGTCGAGCGCGCCGGCATGGGCACGCTCAACGATGGCCAGAAGGTCTCGTACGAAGTGCACAACGACCCGAAGCGCGGCAAGAGCTCGGCCGAGAATCTCAAGGCCGTCTAA
- the hppD gene encoding 4-hydroxyphenylpyruvate dioxygenase: MDAQNPIGLDGFEFVEFAAPDPEVLDQVFKALGFTLVAQHRSKNVQLYRQGAINFIVNQEKGSLAQYFAEEHGPSACGMAFRVADAHQAYAELLRRGAQPIDIAPGPMELKLPAIKGIGGAPIYLIDRYAPGASIYDIDFRYLTPEREPKGLGLLEIDHLTHNVYKGRMAFWAGYYERLFNFAQVRYFDIKGEYTGLHSKAMAAPDGRIRIPLNEEASKETGQIEEFLMRFNGEGIQHIALSTDDIFATVDRLRGNGVPFMKAPPHAYYDMLEERLPGHGEDVGELKSRGLLIDGSTEKGDPRILIQIFTTTLLGPVFFEIIQRKREEGFGEGNFAALFRSIEREQIERKVVGQN; the protein is encoded by the coding sequence ATGGACGCCCAGAACCCCATCGGTCTCGACGGCTTCGAATTCGTCGAATTCGCCGCCCCGGATCCCGAGGTCCTCGACCAGGTCTTCAAGGCGCTGGGCTTCACCCTGGTGGCACAGCACCGCTCGAAGAACGTCCAACTCTATCGCCAGGGGGCGATCAACTTCATCGTCAACCAGGAGAAGGGCAGCCTTGCGCAGTATTTCGCCGAGGAGCATGGCCCCTCGGCCTGCGGCATGGCCTTCCGCGTTGCCGATGCGCATCAGGCCTATGCCGAACTCCTGCGGCGCGGGGCGCAGCCGATCGACATCGCGCCGGGACCGATGGAGCTGAAGCTGCCGGCGATCAAAGGCATCGGCGGGGCGCCGATCTATCTCATCGACCGCTATGCCCCGGGCGCCAGCATCTATGACATCGACTTCCGCTATCTCACTCCCGAGCGCGAGCCGAAGGGCCTTGGCCTCCTCGAGATCGATCACCTGACGCACAATGTCTATAAGGGCCGCATGGCCTTCTGGGCCGGCTATTACGAGCGGCTCTTCAACTTCGCCCAGGTGCGTTACTTCGACATCAAGGGCGAGTATACCGGCCTGCATTCGAAGGCGATGGCGGCACCCGACGGGCGCATCCGCATCCCGCTCAATGAGGAAGCCTCGAAGGAAACCGGGCAGATCGAAGAATTCCTGATGCGCTTCAATGGCGAGGGCATCCAGCATATCGCCCTTTCGACCGATGATATTTTCGCGACCGTCGACCGCCTGCGGGGGAACGGTGTCCCGTTCATGAAGGCGCCGCCCCATGCCTATTACGACATGCTGGAGGAACGCCTGCCCGGCCATGGCGAGGATGTGGGTGAGCTGAAATCGCGCGGCCTCCTCATCGACGGCAGCACCGAGAAGGGCGATCCGCGCATCCTCATTCAGATCTTCACCACGACGCTGCTGGGGCCGGTCTTCTTCGAGATCATCCAAAGGAAGCGCGAGGAAGGCTTCGGCGAAGGGAATTTCGCCGCCCTCTTCCGCTCGATCGAGCGCGAGCAGATCGAGCGCAAAGTCGTTGGTCAGAACTGA
- a CDS encoding fumarylacetoacetate hydrolase family protein: MKLASLKNGTRDGALHVVDRALKQAVPVTEYPTLQAALDDWAAAEPVLRALSRRLNAGEIEGNAFDATQCLSPLPRAYQWADGSAYVNHVALVRQARGAEMPASFWTDPLMYQGGSDTFLGPTEAIPLRDPTWGCDFEAEIAVVTDDVALGSSVAEAASRIRLVMLVNDVSLRGLIPDELAKGFGFFQSKPSSAFSPVAVTPDALGDAWDGRKLSGALRSFLNGAMFGCPDAGTDMTFDFPTLIAHAAKSRALGAGTIIGSGTVSNRGPDGGPGTWVAEGGRGYSCIAERRMVEQIAGGKPVTPFLQSGDRVRIEMLDAGGASIFGAIDQVVG; the protein is encoded by the coding sequence ATGAAGCTGGCATCCTTGAAGAACGGCACCCGTGACGGTGCCTTGCATGTCGTCGACCGCGCGCTGAAGCAGGCGGTTCCGGTAACCGAATATCCGACCCTGCAGGCAGCCCTCGATGATTGGGCCGCGGCCGAACCGGTGCTTAGGGCCTTGTCACGCCGCCTCAATGCCGGCGAGATCGAGGGAAATGCCTTTGATGCAACCCAGTGCCTCTCGCCGCTCCCGCGCGCTTACCAATGGGCCGATGGCTCGGCCTATGTGAACCATGTCGCCTTGGTGCGGCAGGCACGCGGCGCCGAGATGCCGGCAAGCTTCTGGACCGACCCGCTGATGTATCAGGGCGGGTCGGACACGTTCTTGGGCCCTACCGAGGCGATCCCGCTGCGTGATCCCACATGGGGCTGCGATTTCGAGGCCGAGATCGCGGTGGTGACGGATGACGTGGCACTGGGCAGCAGCGTCGCCGAGGCCGCCTCGCGCATCCGCCTCGTCATGCTGGTGAATGACGTCTCGCTGCGCGGCCTCATCCCCGACGAGCTTGCCAAGGGTTTCGGCTTCTTCCAGTCGAAGCCGTCATCGGCCTTTTCGCCGGTCGCGGTGACGCCGGATGCGTTGGGCGATGCCTGGGACGGGCGCAAGCTCAGCGGTGCGCTGCGTTCCTTCCTCAATGGCGCGATGTTCGGCTGTCCCGATGCCGGCACCGACATGACCTTCGACTTTCCGACGCTCATCGCCCATGCCGCGAAATCACGAGCCTTGGGGGCGGGCACCATCATCGGTTCCGGCACGGTTTCCAACCGGGGGCCCGATGGCGGGCCTGGTACCTGGGTCGCAGAAGGTGGCCGCGGCTATTCCTGCATCGCCGAGCGGCGCATGGTGGAACAGATCGCGGGTGGGAAACCGGTAACGCCGTTCCTGCAATCGGGCGACCGCGTGCGGATCGAGATGCTGGATGCCGGCGGCGCCTCGATCTTCGGCGCGATCGATCAGGTGGTGGGATAG
- a CDS encoding enoyl-CoA hydratase, translating into MAFATIELEKKGRVGLIRLNRPQALNALCDELVRELGTALNELEADSAIGAIVLTGSEKAFAAGADIKEMKDRGFVDVLVADFITNGWERISTVRKPIIAAVAGFALGGGCEIAMMCDFIIAAENAKFGQPEITLGIIPGAGGTQRLTRAVGKAKAMDLVLTGRMMDAAEAERSGLVARVVAAEKLLDEALAAAEKIAGFSLPIVLMAKESVNRAFESSLAEGIKFERRLFHAAFGTEDQKEGMAAFVEKRKPVFKHR; encoded by the coding sequence ATGGCATTCGCCACCATCGAGCTTGAAAAGAAGGGCCGCGTCGGCCTCATCCGGTTGAACCGCCCGCAGGCCCTCAATGCGCTCTGCGATGAATTGGTGCGCGAATTGGGGACCGCCTTGAACGAGCTCGAAGCGGACAGCGCCATCGGCGCCATCGTCCTCACCGGCTCGGAGAAGGCCTTTGCCGCCGGCGCCGATATCAAGGAGATGAAGGACCGCGGTTTCGTCGACGTGCTGGTTGCCGATTTCATCACCAATGGCTGGGAACGCATTTCGACCGTGCGCAAACCCATCATCGCCGCCGTCGCCGGCTTTGCATTGGGTGGTGGCTGCGAGATCGCCATGATGTGTGACTTCATCATCGCGGCGGAGAATGCGAAATTCGGCCAGCCGGAAATCACGCTCGGCATCATTCCCGGCGCCGGCGGCACGCAGCGTTTGACCCGCGCTGTCGGCAAGGCGAAGGCGATGGATCTCGTCCTCACCGGCCGCATGATGGATGCAGCGGAAGCCGAGCGCAGCGGCCTCGTCGCCCGCGTCGTGGCGGCCGAGAAACTCCTCGATGAAGCGCTGGCGGCGGCAGAAAAAATCGCCGGCTTCTCCCTCCCCATCGTCCTCATGGCGAAGGAGAGCGTGAACCGCGCCTTCGAATCGAGCCTTGCCGAGGGCATCAAGTTCGAGCGCCGCCTGTTCCATGCGGCCTTCGGCACCGAGGACCAGAAGGAAGGCATGGCGGCCTTCGTGGAAAAGCGGAAACCGGTCTTCAAGCACCGCTGA
- a CDS encoding 50S ribosomal protein L25/general stress protein Ctc, which translates to MSAVQSVSAEARDRAGKGAARATRRTGRVPAVIYGDKKEPTLISLDPKEIDRHIHKKGFFATLLDVEIAGKKHRVLPRDVQFDVVTDRTLHVDFQRVGKDTKIHVNVPVVLRNEAAAPGIKRGGVINLVRHEIEFLCSPDHIPQSVEVDLTGLDIGGSIHISAIKLPEGATPTIRERDFTLVTIGAPSGMKADAEAAPAAAAAAAPAAGAAAPAKGAAAAPAKGAAPAAAAAPKKK; encoded by the coding sequence ATGTCCGCAGTTCAGTCCGTCAGCGCGGAAGCTCGCGACCGCGCCGGGAAGGGGGCCGCCCGTGCCACACGTCGCACTGGTCGAGTGCCCGCCGTCATTTATGGTGACAAGAAAGAACCCACGTTGATCTCGCTTGACCCCAAGGAGATCGACCGTCACATCCATAAGAAGGGCTTCTTTGCGACCCTTCTGGATGTCGAAATCGCCGGCAAGAAGCATCGCGTGCTGCCGCGCGACGTGCAGTTCGACGTAGTCACCGACCGCACGCTGCATGTCGATTTCCAGCGCGTCGGCAAGGACACCAAGATCCACGTCAACGTGCCGGTCGTGCTGCGCAACGAAGCGGCCGCCCCGGGCATCAAGCGCGGTGGCGTGATCAACCTCGTGCGTCACGAGATCGAGTTCCTGTGCTCGCCCGATCACATCCCGCAATCGGTCGAAGTGGATCTCACCGGCCTCGATATCGGTGGCTCGATCCACATCAGCGCCATCAAATTGCCGGAAGGTGCGACGCCGACGATCCGCGAGCGCGATTTCACGCTCGTCACCATCGGTGCGCCGTCGGGCATGAAGGCTGACGCGGAAGCGGCGCCGGCTGCTGCCGCCGCTGCGGCTCCGGCCGCGGGTGCCGCTGCCCCCGCCAAGGGTGCCGCTGCTGCTCCGGCCAAGGGTGCGGCTCCGGCCGCCGCCGCTGCGCCGAAGAAGAAGTAA